In Thiospirochaeta perfilievii, a single window of DNA contains:
- the htpG gene encoding molecular chaperone HtpG, which yields MSHQQFKTEVNDLLQLITHSLYSHSEIFLRELVSNSSDALDKLKYLTLTDEKLKELEFTPQIDIELDEENHKIFTVRDNGIGMNKEDLVSSLGTIARSGTKNFIKNLSEEAKKDSNLIGQFGVGFYSVFMIADKAEVISKKAGEDKAWKWTSDGKTGFDITEAERDTHGTTIILHLNENGKEYDNRWQVEQITKKYSNHIAFPIYLHYEKTEYGKEGEEPTKTPTVEQINSASALWRRSKNDLKPEDYNEFYKTISNDFQEPMHYIHTRAEGQLEYNTLFYFPTKAPMDMFQADYQPGVKLYVKRVFITDDDKELLPTYLRFVKGIIDSEDLPLNVSRELLQKNKVLANIKKASTKKILSEIKKLQNNSEKYTSFIEEYNRPLKEGLYSDFENKESLMELVRFKSTAVEGWTSFKEYKERMGEDQKSIYFITGDNEGFLRNSPLLEVYKSKNIEVLIMADEIDEVVIPMLGKYDDVELKAINKAGSADEIKSDDDKKSEDSIKPLIEKIKEILGESVKDVVASTRLTDSPSCVVADENDPTSQMAQMMKAMGQPVPDVVPVLEINPKHEIVSKLTVDTNIDTLTDVSFLLLEQALLVEGTPLKDPSAFSKRLNRVLKLAL from the coding sequence ATGTCACATCAGCAGTTTAAAACAGAAGTAAATGATCTGTTACAACTTATTACTCACTCACTATATTCCCATAGTGAAATTTTCTTAAGAGAGTTGGTTTCTAACTCTTCTGACGCTCTTGATAAGCTTAAGTACCTTACATTAACCGATGAAAAACTAAAAGAGTTAGAATTTACACCACAAATTGATATAGAACTTGATGAAGAGAATCATAAAATCTTTACAGTTAGAGATAACGGTATTGGTATGAATAAAGAGGATCTAGTTAGCTCTTTAGGTACAATTGCCAGATCAGGTACTAAAAACTTTATTAAAAACCTTTCAGAAGAGGCTAAAAAAGATTCTAATCTAATTGGTCAGTTTGGTGTTGGTTTCTATTCAGTATTTATGATAGCTGATAAAGCTGAGGTTATTTCTAAAAAAGCTGGAGAAGATAAGGCTTGGAAGTGGACTAGTGATGGTAAAACAGGTTTTGATATTACAGAGGCAGAGAGAGATACCCATGGTACAACTATAATCTTACACTTAAATGAGAATGGTAAAGAGTATGATAATAGATGGCAGGTTGAGCAAATTACTAAAAAATATTCAAACCATATAGCTTTCCCAATATACCTACACTATGAAAAAACTGAGTATGGTAAAGAGGGTGAAGAACCTACTAAAACACCAACTGTAGAGCAGATAAACTCAGCTTCAGCCCTTTGGAGAAGATCTAAAAACGATTTAAAACCAGAGGACTACAATGAGTTTTACAAAACAATAAGTAACGATTTCCAAGAACCAATGCACTATATTCATACAAGGGCAGAGGGGCAACTTGAGTATAATACTCTTTTCTATTTTCCAACTAAGGCACCAATGGATATGTTCCAGGCTGACTACCAACCAGGTGTTAAACTATATGTTAAAAGGGTTTTTATTACAGATGATGACAAAGAGTTACTACCTACATATTTAAGATTTGTTAAGGGTATTATTGATTCAGAGGATCTACCTTTAAATGTAAGCCGTGAGTTATTACAAAAAAACAAAGTTTTAGCTAATATTAAAAAAGCTTCAACAAAAAAAATCTTAAGTGAGATTAAAAAACTTCAAAACAATAGTGAAAAATACACATCGTTTATCGAAGAGTATAACCGTCCTTTAAAAGAGGGTTTATATTCAGATTTTGAAAATAAAGAGTCTTTAATGGAGCTTGTACGGTTTAAATCAACAGCTGTTGAAGGTTGGACAAGTTTTAAAGAGTATAAAGAGAGAATGGGTGAAGATCAAAAATCTATCTATTTTATCACAGGTGATAACGAAGGATTTTTAAGAAACTCTCCTCTATTAGAGGTTTACAAATCTAAAAACATTGAAGTTTTAATAATGGCAGATGAGATTGATGAAGTTGTTATTCCAATGTTAGGAAAGTACGATGATGTTGAGCTTAAAGCTATAAACAAGGCAGGATCTGCTGACGAGATTAAATCTGATGATGATAAAAAATCTGAAGATAGTATTAAACCATTAATTGAGAAGATTAAAGAGATTTTAGGGGAAAGTGTTAAAGATGTTGTTGCGTCAACTAGACTAACAGACTCTCCATCCTGTGTTGTTGCAGATGAAAATGACCCAACTTCCCAAATGGCACAGATGATGAAGGCTATGGGGCAACCTGTGCCGGATGTAGTTCCTGTTCTAGAGATTAACCCTAAACATGAGATAGTTTCTAAATTAACAGTTGATACAAATATTGATACTTTAACTGATGTTAGTTTTCTGCTATTAGAGCAAGCATTACTTGTTGAAGGAACTCCATTAAAAGATCCTTCTGCATTTAGTAAAAGGTTAAATAGAGTTCTAAAACTAGCTCTATAA
- a CDS encoding sodium-translocating pyrophosphatase, with protein MNWVIYIALATSIITLGFALLRTKWIYKQPIKEGKLVEIAGHISDGAMAFLKREYTILIPFIIIVSLFLGIGNKGYIKLQFISFILGAICSALAGYIGMKVATASNSRTTTAAENSLNSALKVAFRGGSVMGLTVTGLALLGLFLVLFIGSLMFGLENTALKEVIFPILTGYSLGASSVALFARVGGGIYTKAADVGADLVGKVEAGIPEDDPRNPATIADNVGDNVGDVAGMGADLFESFVGSIVGAMILGISAIATDEMQIKLAFFPIIIVGVGAICSIIGMYFVRIKDGISAQFALNMGTFGASILTTALVLPVSYFMFKGEVFNNGSDYLDIFIATVAGLAAGVGIGISTQLYTGTGTGPVKKIVKACKTGSATNIISGLGVGMLSTVAPIIILVAAILIANELAGFYGVGISALGMLLTLSIQLAVDAYGPIADNAGGLAVMAEFPKQVRERTDELDAVGNTTAAIGKGFAIGSAALTSIILFASFQEVSGVGVINLVDTKVLSGVFLGAMIPFLFSALAIDAVGKAAFDMIEEVRRQFKEKKGIIEGTETPDYKRCIDISTKSALSKMMPPGIIAIVTPIIIGFTGGPAMLAGLLVGVTSSGVLMATFMSNSGGAWDNAKKMIEADEKINKGEETYKASVVGDTVGDPFKDTAGPSLNILIKLMAVISLVIAPMLNNFWG; from the coding sequence ATGAATTGGGTTATTTACATTGCCCTTGCTACATCGATTATAACTTTAGGGTTTGCACTACTTAGAACAAAGTGGATTTACAAGCAACCTATAAAGGAAGGCAAATTAGTTGAAATTGCCGGACACATATCTGATGGAGCAATGGCATTCTTGAAAAGGGAGTACACTATATTAATTCCATTTATTATTATAGTTTCCCTCTTCCTGGGAATTGGAAACAAGGGGTACATAAAGCTTCAGTTTATTAGCTTTATTTTAGGAGCAATATGCTCTGCATTAGCAGGTTATATAGGGATGAAAGTTGCCACAGCAAGTAACTCGAGAACTACAACTGCAGCAGAGAATAGCTTAAACAGCGCTTTAAAGGTAGCATTTAGAGGTGGTTCTGTAATGGGGCTTACTGTTACAGGTTTAGCTCTATTAGGTCTTTTTCTTGTACTGTTTATTGGGTCATTAATGTTTGGACTTGAGAATACAGCACTTAAAGAGGTTATTTTCCCAATCCTTACAGGGTACTCCCTAGGGGCTTCCTCTGTTGCACTTTTTGCCCGAGTTGGTGGTGGAATATATACAAAAGCTGCTGATGTTGGAGCTGATTTAGTAGGTAAGGTAGAAGCTGGAATCCCAGAGGATGATCCTAGAAACCCTGCAACTATAGCTGATAATGTAGGGGATAATGTAGGGGACGTAGCCGGTATGGGAGCAGACCTTTTTGAATCATTTGTTGGTTCTATTGTTGGTGCTATGATTCTAGGAATAAGTGCCATAGCTACAGATGAAATGCAGATAAAACTAGCCTTCTTCCCTATTATAATTGTTGGAGTAGGAGCTATATGCTCAATTATAGGGATGTATTTTGTTAGAATTAAAGATGGAATTTCCGCCCAGTTTGCACTAAATATGGGTACATTTGGCGCTTCAATTTTAACAACAGCTCTTGTCCTTCCTGTATCATACTTTATGTTTAAGGGTGAGGTTTTTAATAATGGCTCAGACTATTTAGATATATTTATTGCTACTGTAGCAGGTTTAGCCGCTGGAGTTGGTATTGGAATTAGTACCCAGTTATATACTGGAACTGGCACAGGTCCTGTAAAAAAGATTGTTAAAGCTTGTAAAACTGGTTCGGCTACAAATATTATAAGTGGTTTAGGGGTTGGAATGTTATCTACTGTGGCCCCAATTATAATTTTAGTAGCAGCAATTCTAATTGCAAATGAGTTAGCAGGTTTCTACGGTGTAGGTATTAGTGCACTAGGAATGTTATTAACGCTAAGTATTCAACTGGCTGTAGATGCCTATGGGCCAATTGCCGACAATGCGGGGGGACTAGCAGTAATGGCAGAGTTTCCTAAACAAGTTAGAGAGAGAACCGATGAGCTTGATGCTGTAGGTAATACTACAGCTGCTATAGGTAAGGGCTTTGCCATAGGTTCAGCAGCTTTAACCTCTATAATCCTTTTTGCTTCATTTCAAGAGGTTAGTGGTGTTGGTGTTATAAATCTTGTAGATACTAAGGTTTTATCCGGTGTATTCCTAGGAGCGATGATTCCATTCTTGTTCTCTGCCTTGGCAATTGATGCTGTTGGAAAAGCTGCATTTGACATGATTGAAGAGGTTAGACGACAATTTAAAGAGAAGAAGGGTATTATTGAGGGTACTGAGACTCCAGATTACAAAAGGTGTATAGATATAAGTACTAAATCTGCACTTAGTAAAATGATGCCCCCAGGTATTATAGCAATTGTAACTCCAATAATTATTGGTTTTACAGGTGGTCCTGCAATGTTAGCTGGATTACTAGTGGGTGTTACATCATCTGGAGTGTTAATGGCAACTTTTATGTCCAACTCTGGTGGAGCATGGGACAATGCTAAAAAAATGATTGAGGCTGATGAGAAAATTAATAAGGGAGAGGAGACTTATAAAGCATCGGTTGTAGGGGATACTGTAGGGGATCCATTTAAAGATACAGCGGGTCCATCGTTAAATATTTTAATAAAACTTATGGCTGTTATTTCATTGGTAATAGCACCTATGTTAAATAACTTTTGGGGGTAA
- a CDS encoding histidine kinase N-terminal 7TM domain-containing protein encodes MDYNIYKLLTPITVGFLFLSLSISIQYLNEKISKLIFLYQLSVLFYLIINYLEFISNDVLYIIFFAKLGHLFLELLAYFWFVFALNYTGYDHLIKIKIRVTLFLLIALNMIIIQTTDIHHLFYLEYNFSSKSGYTVLNADYGPLFWVVVSYSYVLLIAGVVFIVTSYIRGRSFLQVQALLILIGFLLPLVTNIIYVFRLIPTFNKDLSPVAFGITGLFIFISIYRFRLLHFTPLARNIVLHDLQNSIITLSPNFKIIDFNERASSLFHLSDKNLGDNIGKTEVGMFIGNIKNYVNDNNGSKIIKELEGLKYEISVKLLSKDDKTCKAIIINIFDVTDKIELIERLGDSNARLKEMQEQLVHKEKMAALGEISAGIAHEINNPLSFIKSNLKLLNKYLNNIQDGIADIDSRKYNFKEVLELVDESNEGVLRIGEVVYNLLNFSRDNQYEKTFQYNINNGIESTLVLARNQYKYKAIIKLELGDIKTFMTSGNEINQVLLNLLTNAAQAIPDGVNNGLITIKTFNEAGNVVCEISDNGEPISADDIEDIFSPFYTTKDKDVGTGIGLSISRGIIEKEFGGKLFVKESKIKTFRIEIPYKDNSL; translated from the coding sequence ATGGATTACAATATTTATAAACTGTTAACACCTATAACTGTCGGGTTTTTATTTTTATCACTCTCAATTTCAATCCAATATTTAAATGAAAAAATTTCTAAACTTATATTTTTATATCAACTATCTGTTTTATTTTACCTTATCATTAACTATTTAGAATTTATTTCAAACGATGTTTTATATATAATTTTCTTTGCAAAATTAGGTCATCTTTTTTTGGAGTTATTAGCCTATTTCTGGTTTGTTTTTGCTTTAAATTATACAGGTTATGACCACTTAATTAAAATTAAAATAAGGGTGACTCTTTTTCTCCTAATAGCTCTAAATATGATAATTATACAGACTACGGATATTCATCATCTATTTTACCTTGAATATAACTTTAGTTCCAAAAGTGGATATACGGTTCTAAATGCGGATTACGGTCCTCTTTTTTGGGTAGTTGTCTCCTATAGTTATGTTTTACTTATAGCTGGTGTAGTTTTTATAGTAACTTCCTACATTAGAGGTAGGTCCTTTCTACAAGTGCAAGCCCTACTTATCTTAATAGGTTTTCTTCTACCATTAGTAACTAATATCATATATGTATTTAGATTGATTCCAACTTTTAATAAGGACCTATCTCCTGTTGCTTTTGGTATTACAGGGTTATTCATATTTATTAGTATTTACAGGTTTAGGTTGTTGCATTTTACACCACTAGCAAGAAATATAGTGTTACATGATCTACAAAATTCTATAATAACCCTAAGCCCAAATTTTAAGATAATTGATTTTAACGAGAGGGCTTCTAGTCTATTTCATCTTTCAGACAAAAACCTAGGGGATAATATAGGTAAAACAGAGGTTGGAATGTTTATCGGGAATATTAAAAACTATGTTAACGATAATAATGGGTCTAAAATTATTAAAGAGTTAGAAGGTCTAAAATATGAAATAAGTGTTAAACTACTTTCTAAAGATGATAAAACCTGTAAAGCGATCATTATTAATATCTTTGATGTAACTGATAAGATTGAACTTATTGAGAGGTTGGGGGATAGTAACGCTAGGTTAAAAGAGATGCAGGAGCAGCTTGTTCATAAAGAGAAGATGGCTGCCCTTGGTGAGATTTCTGCTGGAATAGCCCATGAGATAAATAATCCCTTAAGCTTTATAAAAAGTAACCTAAAACTACTTAATAAATATCTTAATAATATACAAGATGGCATAGCAGATATTGACTCTAGAAAATACAATTTTAAAGAGGTTCTAGAATTAGTAGATGAGTCTAACGAGGGAGTACTTCGGATAGGTGAGGTTGTCTATAATCTACTGAATTTTTCAAGGGATAATCAGTATGAGAAAACTTTTCAATATAACATTAATAATGGAATAGAGAGCACATTAGTTCTTGCTAGAAATCAATACAAATATAAGGCGATAATAAAATTAGAGCTTGGGGATATTAAAACTTTTATGACCTCGGGAAACGAGATTAACCAGGTATTACTAAATTTATTAACAAATGCAGCCCAGGCAATTCCTGATGGAGTTAACAATGGCCTAATTACTATAAAAACTTTTAATGAAGCTGGTAATGTTGTATGCGAAATTAGCGATAATGGTGAACCTATTTCTGCTGATGATATTGAGGATATTTTTAGTCCTTTTTATACAACAAAGGATAAGGATGTTGGTACGGGAATTGGTTTAAGTATATCTAGGGGTATTATAGAAAAGGAGTTTGGAGGTAAACTCTTTGTAAAAGAGTCTAAAATTAAAACATTTAGAATAGAGATACCCTATAAAGATAACTCTTTATAG
- a CDS encoding fused response regulator/phosphatase translates to MPNYLYKLILVDDEELLLKSLVRELTPWSKENRVEIITFNSGYDALKYLKENSKTVFLVISDLRMPTLSGTDFLQNINSLYPEIKLFLLTAYSEIPAIQSAIKSSINRLLLKPWDSVSLENDVDEAFKSYKTEEQNRKLREELALNIKLAGEFQRKLLPKIESIKGIMDLDMVYEPVNKLQCGGDYYDFCNVEDNRQLILMGDVTGHGVRPAFVTAMLKVLCSMYRPKLNSKDISPGEIVSYFNQGLYKSLGDINDILATLTIILIDHKNKKLTFSGAGQLPIYILRSDKLILLDSDEVAMGFVHDIEYKDTTVDLETGDLIIMFTDGLIESESTKTVIDKDRIRSMLLTLDLTSSPALKIKEAFKTLLGDKEFADDVTLITSRIL, encoded by the coding sequence ATGCCGAACTACCTTTATAAGTTAATTTTAGTTGATGATGAAGAGTTATTATTAAAATCGCTAGTTAGGGAGCTTACTCCTTGGTCTAAAGAGAACAGAGTAGAAATTATAACCTTTAATTCAGGTTATGACGCTTTAAAATATTTAAAAGAAAATAGTAAAACTGTTTTTTTGGTTATTTCAGACCTAAGAATGCCAACCCTAAGTGGGACAGACTTCCTTCAAAACATAAATAGTCTATATCCTGAAATAAAACTTTTTTTATTAACAGCATACTCTGAAATACCTGCAATACAGTCAGCAATAAAATCCTCTATAAATAGATTATTATTAAAACCTTGGGATTCTGTCTCCCTTGAAAATGATGTAGATGAGGCTTTTAAATCTTACAAAACAGAGGAACAAAACAGAAAACTAAGGGAAGAATTAGCCCTAAATATAAAACTTGCTGGCGAGTTCCAAAGAAAATTATTACCAAAAATTGAGTCTATAAAAGGAATCATGGACTTAGATATGGTCTACGAACCTGTAAACAAACTTCAGTGTGGTGGGGATTATTACGACTTCTGTAATGTGGAAGATAATAGACAATTAATACTAATGGGTGATGTTACAGGACATGGGGTAAGACCTGCTTTTGTAACGGCAATGCTAAAAGTTCTTTGCTCAATGTATAGACCAAAACTAAATAGTAAAGATATCAGTCCAGGGGAGATTGTTTCATATTTTAACCAAGGATTATATAAATCACTAGGAGATATAAATGATATTCTTGCAACACTAACAATTATTTTAATTGATCATAAAAATAAAAAATTAACCTTTTCAGGGGCAGGTCAGCTACCAATCTATATTTTAAGAAGTGACAAGTTAATTTTATTAGATAGTGATGAAGTTGCTATGGGTTTTGTTCATGATATTGAGTATAAGGATACAACTGTTGATTTAGAAACGGGAGATTTAATTATAATGTTTACTGATGGTTTAATTGAATCAGAATCTACTAAAACTGTAATAGATAAGGATCGAATTAGAAGTATGCTTCTGACCCTAGACCTAACCTCTTCTCCTGCACTAAAAATAAAAGAGGCATTTAAAACCCTTCTTGGGGATAAAGAGTTCGCAGATGACGTAACTTTAATAACTTCTAGGATATTATAG
- a CDS encoding hemolysin family protein, with amino-acid sequence MDIIALVVLLILSGFFSGTETAFTSLSLSSIHSIIKRNKKRGHKIERLVNHPQILLTTILIGNNIVNIGATTLTTTIVINRFGNFYIGFASGILVLFILIFGEVTPKQIAMGKNEFICYHTVNYILVISIIFRPLIFFITIISNFISGFFVKSSHKEITEEGLLNLVEAGSKMGVVEDYESQMVKDVFRINDTPIHGIMTHRKDVVRFDGNLTTDEIFPVLLEEGLSRIPVYEDSDENIIGIILFKDIVKLTGEERCRPIKDFSHKPIFVPGSNKVNELFIKFKIEKLNIAIVLDEYGGLDGIVTREDILEEIFGEMYDENETFEEAPIIKLNNKTWKVAGDSSFYDIEDIIGLSIPHDLGTQTINGYLTELLGNFPSPGTSIETEEGHWSIEKVESNCISSLIFVKKD; translated from the coding sequence ATGGACATAATAGCCCTAGTTGTTCTACTAATTCTATCCGGATTTTTTTCAGGAACAGAGACAGCTTTTACGTCCCTATCCCTATCATCAATACATAGCATAATTAAAAGAAATAAAAAACGTGGACATAAAATAGAGAGGCTAGTTAACCATCCACAAATTTTATTAACTACTATCCTAATTGGAAACAACATTGTAAACATTGGTGCTACAACACTAACAACAACAATAGTTATAAATAGATTTGGAAATTTCTATATTGGATTCGCCAGTGGAATATTAGTCCTATTTATTCTGATTTTTGGAGAAGTAACTCCTAAACAGATAGCAATGGGTAAAAATGAGTTTATCTGCTACCACACTGTTAACTATATATTAGTCATATCAATAATATTTAGACCTCTAATATTTTTTATTACAATTATAAGTAACTTTATATCTGGTTTTTTTGTTAAATCCTCCCATAAAGAGATTACAGAAGAGGGATTATTAAACCTAGTCGAAGCAGGAAGTAAAATGGGAGTTGTGGAAGACTACGAGTCCCAAATGGTTAAAGATGTTTTTAGAATTAATGATACTCCCATTCATGGAATAATGACCCATCGAAAGGATGTTGTTAGATTTGATGGAAACTTAACAACAGATGAGATCTTCCCTGTTTTATTAGAAGAAGGTCTCTCTAGAATCCCAGTCTACGAAGATAGTGATGAAAACATAATTGGAATAATTCTATTTAAAGATATTGTAAAACTAACTGGAGAGGAGAGATGTAGACCTATTAAGGATTTCTCTCACAAGCCTATATTTGTTCCTGGAAGCAATAAAGTTAATGAGCTTTTTATTAAATTTAAGATAGAGAAACTAAATATTGCAATTGTTCTAGATGAGTATGGAGGTCTAGACGGAATTGTTACAAGGGAAGACATTTTAGAAGAGATCTTTGGGGAGATGTATGATGAAAATGAAACATTTGAAGAGGCTCCAATTATAAAACTAAACAATAAGACATGGAAGGTTGCTGGTGACTCATCATTTTATGACATTGAAGACATTATTGGTTTATCAATACCCCATGATCTTGGAACACAGACCATAAATGGATATTTAACAGAACTTTTAGGCAACTTTCCTAGCCCAGGCACCTCTATTGAGACAGAGGAGGGGCATTGGTCTATAGAAAAAGTAGAAAGTAACTGTATTTCATCCCTTATTTTTGTGAAAAAGGATTAA
- a CDS encoding proline--tRNA ligase yields the protein MAQKKRGNYIMRMSQLFSRTLRPTGKDETASAEYLIRAGFIRQLAAGIYSYLPIAQRTINKIENIIREEMDRIGGQEITMPVVHPADHWKETNRFYEIDKELTKFSDRWGRDMVLAMTHEEIATSLIKSEIISYKQLPQTIYQIQTKWRDDARPRAGLIRVREFTMKDSYSAAANWEQLDDQYQEHFHAYFKMFNRCGLPVITVQSDMGMMGGKMAHEYMYLTPMGEDSLVTCDCGYTANREVAIFKKEFFPKQEEVELKEIETPGTKSIEDLCSFLSVETKDTAKAVFYVGTFQDGESEVDKFVIALIRGDLLVNETKIQNTIKAKALRPAADDEILEAGSVPGYGSSIGIKNAVVVVDETIQKNRNYIAGANRENFHVSGVRLGRDFTPNFIGDISNAEEGVLCSSCGKQLNFSRGVEVGNIFKLGTKYSESIGATFNDIDGKEKPVIMGSYGIGVGRLLASIVEEHHDDDGIIWPMAVAPYHIHLINLSKSSPKAEELYKEFMDNGFEVLFDDRKKERAGVKFKDADLIGIPLRVIVGDKTLENSEVEFKTRCGNENRNIKLDDLLDTLKNKRSELLKKETLDTKGTL from the coding sequence GTGGCACAAAAGAAGAGAGGTAATTATATAATGAGAATGAGTCAGCTATTTTCTAGGACTTTAAGACCTACAGGAAAAGATGAGACAGCAAGTGCCGAATATTTAATTCGAGCAGGTTTTATACGACAACTTGCAGCGGGGATTTATAGTTATCTACCTATTGCTCAACGAACAATTAATAAGATTGAGAATATTATACGGGAAGAGATGGATAGAATTGGTGGTCAAGAGATTACGATGCCTGTTGTACATCCTGCAGACCACTGGAAAGAGACAAACAGATTCTATGAAATAGATAAAGAGTTAACTAAATTCAGCGATCGATGGGGTAGAGATATGGTATTAGCCATGACCCATGAAGAGATTGCAACATCATTAATTAAAAGTGAAATTATATCATATAAACAACTCCCACAAACCATTTATCAGATCCAGACAAAGTGGAGGGATGACGCTAGACCAAGGGCTGGACTTATTAGAGTAAGAGAGTTCACCATGAAGGATAGTTATAGTGCTGCTGCTAACTGGGAGCAACTAGATGACCAGTACCAAGAACACTTTCATGCTTATTTTAAAATGTTTAATAGATGTGGACTTCCTGTAATTACGGTTCAATCAGATATGGGAATGATGGGTGGTAAAATGGCCCATGAGTATATGTACCTAACTCCTATGGGAGAGGATAGTTTAGTAACCTGTGATTGTGGATATACAGCAAATAGAGAGGTTGCAATTTTTAAGAAGGAGTTCTTCCCTAAACAGGAAGAGGTTGAACTAAAAGAGATTGAAACCCCAGGAACTAAAAGTATTGAGGATTTGTGTTCATTCTTAAGTGTTGAGACAAAGGATACAGCAAAGGCTGTATTTTATGTTGGAACATTCCAAGACGGAGAGTCTGAAGTTGACAAATTTGTAATAGCCCTAATTAGGGGGGACCTACTAGTTAATGAGACAAAAATACAAAACACAATAAAAGCTAAGGCATTAAGACCAGCAGCTGATGATGAAATATTAGAGGCTGGATCAGTTCCTGGTTATGGATCATCTATTGGAATTAAAAATGCGGTTGTTGTAGTTGATGAAACAATTCAAAAAAATAGAAACTATATTGCTGGGGCAAATAGAGAGAATTTCCATGTAAGTGGTGTTAGACTAGGTAGAGATTTTACACCTAATTTTATTGGGGATATATCTAATGCAGAAGAGGGTGTTTTATGTTCATCATGTGGAAAACAGCTAAACTTCTCTAGAGGTGTAGAGGTTGGTAATATATTTAAGTTAGGAACTAAATACTCTGAGTCAATTGGTGCAACATTTAACGATATTGATGGAAAAGAAAAACCAGTAATTATGGGTTCCTACGGGATTGGAGTTGGTAGACTTTTAGCAAGTATAGTAGAAGAGCACCACGATGATGATGGAATAATTTGGCCAATGGCTGTTGCGCCTTACCATATACACCTGATCAACTTAAGTAAAAGTTCTCCAAAAGCCGAGGAGCTTTATAAAGAGTTTATGGATAACGGTTTTGAAGTTCTATTTGATGACAGGAAAAAAGAGAGAGCTGGTGTTAAATTTAAAGATGCAGACCTTATTGGGATCCCTTTACGAGTAATTGTAGGGGATAAAACACTGGAAAACAGTGAGGTAGAGTTTAAAACTAGGTGTGGTAATGAAAATAGAAATATTAAATTAGATGACCTTTTAGATACTCTTAAAAATAAGAGATCTGAACTTCTTAAAAAAGAAACCCTTGATACAAAGGGAACATTATAA
- a CDS encoding iron-sulfur cluster assembly scaffold protein yields the protein MAKNSLVGGSLWDNYSDIVSDRMNNPKHMGSLTEEDAKQMGGKLIVADFGAESCGDAVRLFWIVNEDTDVIISSKFKSFGCGTAIASSDTMAELCLGKTVDEALKITNIDVEFAMRDNPDIPAVPPQKMHCSVMAYDVIKQAAANYKGVEFATLEDQEIVCECARVSMSTIKDAIRINNLTTVEEITQYTKAGAFCKSCIKPGGHEKKEHYLVDILRDTLAEMAKEKGGEESYASMSNYKKTLALEKVFDGEIRPLLVRDGGNVEIDDIYFDPDYTLVSIKYQGACAGCASSGTGTLQFIQSALRELDEDITVRMV from the coding sequence ATGGCAAAAAATAGTTTAGTAGGTGGTTCACTTTGGGACAACTACTCAGATATTGTTTCTGATAGGATGAATAATCCAAAGCATATGGGATCGTTAACAGAAGAAGATGCTAAGCAGATGGGTGGAAAACTTATTGTTGCGGATTTTGGTGCAGAGTCTTGTGGTGATGCTGTTAGGTTGTTTTGGATTGTAAATGAAGATACAGATGTTATTATCTCGTCTAAATTTAAGAGTTTTGGTTGCGGAACTGCAATAGCTTCCAGCGATACAATGGCGGAATTATGCCTAGGAAAAACCGTTGATGAGGCTCTAAAAATAACTAATATAGATGTTGAGTTTGCCATGAGGGATAACCCTGATATTCCTGCAGTTCCTCCACAAAAAATGCACTGTAGTGTTATGGCATACGATGTAATTAAACAGGCTGCTGCTAACTATAAGGGTGTGGAGTTTGCTACTCTTGAAGACCAAGAGATTGTATGTGAGTGTGCTAGGGTAAGTATGAGTACAATAAAAGATGCAATTAGAATTAATAATTTAACTACAGTAGAGGAGATTACCCAATATACAAAGGCAGGAGCATTTTGTAAATCTTGTATCAAACCTGGTGGACATGAGAAAAAAGAACACTATCTTGTTGATATTTTAAGGGATACTTTAGCAGAGATGGCTAAGGAGAAGGGTGGAGAAGAGAGCTACGCTTCTATGAGTAATTATAAAAAAACACTAGCCTTAGAGAAGGTTTTTGATGGTGAAATTAGACCTCTTTTAGTTAGAGATGGTGGAAATGTAGAGATTGATGATATCTATTTTGATCCTGATTATACATTGGTTTCTATAAAATATCAGGGAGCATGTGCCGGATGTGCATCTTCAGGTACTGGAACCCTCCAGTTTATTCAGTCAGCTTTAAGAGAGTTAGATGAAGACATAACAGTAAGAATGGTTTAA